The Kaistella daneshvariae genomic sequence AAAAAAGGTCATTTTTACAGCAAAAAAAAAGAGAAGCAAAAACTTCTCTTTTTTTTTATTTTTAGTATTTACTTCCATCAACTTCATCCTCCATCCTTCTTAGAAGTGCAATGCTCTCTTTCCTGTCGCATCCAACGCGGCTTCTTTCATCGCCTCGGCGAAAGTCGGGTGCGCGTGTGACATTCTGGAAATATCTTCCGCACTGGCGCGGTATTCCATCGCCACAACGGCTTCTGCGATTAAATCGGCAGCTCTTGCACCAATCATGTGAACGCCCAAAATTTCATCAGTTTTTTCGTCTGCAATAATTTTCACAAATCCATCTAAATCACCTGAAGCACGGCTTCTTCCCAATGCGCGCATCGGGAAATTACCAATTTTTATGGCAACTCCTTCTGCTTTCAGCTGCTCTTCAGTTTTACCAACCGCTGCAACTTCCGGCCAGGTATAGACAACACCCGGAATCAAGTTATAATTGATGTGCGGTTTTTGACCGGCGATCAGTTCTGCCACCAAAGTTCCTTCTTCGGAAGCTTTGTGTGCCAACATTGCGCCCACGACCACGTCACCAATCGCGTAAATATTGGAAACATTGGTTTGCAAATGTTCGTTTACTTTTACTCGGCCTCTTTCGTCAAGATCAACACCGGCTTTTTCTACAGCAAGTCCGTCGGTGTAAGGTTTTCTACCCACAGCAACCAACACATAATCACCTTCGAAAACTACTTCTTCGCCTTTTTTATCTTTCGCGGTAACTTTTACGGTATCGCCATTTCTTTCCACAGACTGTACACCGGTAGAAAGGTTGAATTTCATTCCCTGCTTTCTGAGGACTTTATTCAATTCTT encodes the following:
- the lpdA gene encoding dihydrolipoyl dehydrogenase, whose translation is MSQFDVTVIGSGPGGYVAAIRCAQLGMKTAIIEKYPVLGGTCLNVGCIPSKALLDSSEHFENAKHNFANHGIIINEPKADLSRMIERKREVVDQTTKGIQFLMDKNKITVFEGVGSFESPTQVKVTKNDGSAETIESKYTIIATGSKPSTLSFITLDKERIITSTEALELKEIPKHLIVIGGGVIGLELGSVYKRLGSEVTVVEFMDKIIPTMDGALSKELNKVLRKQGMKFNLSTGVQSVERNGDTVKVTAKDKKGEEVVFEGDYVLVAVGRKPYTDGLAVEKAGVDLDERGRVKVNEHLQTNVSNIYAIGDVVVGAMLAHKASEEGTLVAELIAGQKPHINYNLIPGVVYTWPEVAAVGKTEEQLKAEGVAIKIGNFPMRALGRSRASGDLDGFVKIIADEKTDEILGVHMIGARAADLIAEAVVAMEYRASAEDISRMSHAHPTFAEAMKEAALDATGKRALHF